AGGCCACGATGATAACGTGCGTTTCTTTCGCTAAGTTTTTACCTTTGTAATCGCCCGCAGAGAAAAGTTGCACTGCGATATCTGCCGCTTCTGCTTCTTCTTTTAATGCTTCAGCAACGCCCTTAGCATTGCCTGTTTGCGAGGCGTAAATGATGGTGAGTTTACCGGCTGGTTTTGCCGCAGCCAGTACATTATTTTGTGCTGCAGGATCTGCAGCCGTTTGCGGTTGGGTTTGGCTTAATCCCCAAAAGTAGCCACTGATCCACGCAAGCTGTTGTGGCGACGATGCTGCCGCAGCTTGTTTCAGTTGATCCATTTGTTGATCATTGAGTGGACTGGCTAAAGCCGATAATTCCTTCACTAACATGACACGACGATCCCTATTCATTGCGTACTGTTAGATTAGCCATTTCATTAAATAACAAGAAAGAATAGATAAGAATGTTTTATAACCTTTTTAAAGGTTAATAAAAAAACAAAAGCGAGATAACGGCTATTATCTCGCTTTTATTGGGTAGGTATTTTTACTTATTTTAATACTCGTCAGCGATCCTAACTTGATGAAATCCAACCTCGAATGCTTGTTGTGTTGCACTATCAATATCACTGTAACAGCGTTCACTTCCTGCTCCGTCTGTTAATGGCACTAATCCCCCACGACGATGACGAAATTCAACAATGTAACCATCACCAATGGAAGGCTCTACCACGGCTTCAACTAACTCTTGGGTAGCATAAAGGTGCTTTAGCTCAGTTAGCGTCATAACCTTACTCCCTATCCTGCTGTCACTTATTTTGGCTCAGTCTAAAAGATCGATTGCTCATATTTAAAAATGGTACAAAATCCTAAAAACAGCCAATAAAAAAACCACGATAGTGTCGTGGTTTTTATTAATTCGTTAGCTCAAGAAGACTTAGAAGTCGACTTCAACACCTGCGAACCAGCCATCTAAATCAACGTCGCCAGTATTTTTCGCTTTATCAAAATCGTAATCCATCATGCGGTAACCACCACGGATGTTTAGATCTGCAGCCACTAAACCAATGGTGTATTTCACACCCGCTTGGCCGTCAAATAGGCGTGTGCCGTCAAAGTTACCTGCGTTTGCTTGAGCAAATACAGTTAGTGGCGTTGCTGGAATGCCGATCTCTGCATTACCGTATAGCGTTGGCTGCCAATCGCTGAAACGATCATCATTGTTTAGCTTCACGCTACCAAATTTAGAAACTGTCACACCAAGATCTAACGCAACAAGATCGTTATCCAAAATTTCGTAGTACGCTGTTAAATCACTTTGTTCAAATGCAACATTACCCGTATCGATATTGTTGTAACGAACCATAAAGTTAGGTACTAGTGGAATAAAATGTTCGATTGATGCGTAGTAAGAACCAGATGTGTCATCACTTTTGTTGCCATCAACTTTAGCGTTTGCAAACCATGCATCAGCACCCACTTTAACACCTAAAAGGGTATCTGCTTGTGCTGGTACAGCTGACGCTAATGCTACTGCTGCTGCAACTGAAAGCATTACTTTTTTCATGCCGAGTCTCCGCTCTTCATCATTAATAATTTTTAAAACGGCGAAACTATACCAGAAACAGTAAAAAAACACTGCTCTTATCTCTTTTGATCATCTTTTTGAGCTGAAGATATCAAAAACAACTATTTATTATTTTATCGGCAGTGTTTTCATCAAAATATCATATCGATGCTAGCAGCAGTGCAATCAGTAACGACGACTACGAGACAAACGTTCTTTGTAATTTTGTACTTCTTTATTATCTCGTACTAACCAAATCACCACCGCAATCAGCAAAATCCAAGGTAATAATTTAATCACTAATCCCAGCATGCCAACCACTGCCATAATGGCAAATCCGGCAGCCACTGCGATCATCATGCCTATAATGCTGACACCAGTAAAAACCAACACTAATGCAAAAGTCAGTAAAAATAGAAACTCAAACATCACTTACCCCTTATCCTTAATTTCATCCTCGTTACTTTTACATGACTCATTTAGAGCGACAAAAACAAGTAACGGTGAATACGATTTACCTTTATTACCAATGTATATTGCACAAACCACGCCAAACAAGAGCCAACATTAAATCCTTTGTTTTCATAAAGATATAAAAAAGGCCAACCCTTGCGGATCAGCCTTCTACTTATAAATTAGTAAAACTCACTCATTAATAGTGATTTTCACCAACGAGTTACACATCTAAATGCGCAGGGATTTTATCAAGTGCTTGCTGTACCACTTCAATACCCGCTCCCGGTTTGTGTGCATTCTCACTGATGTGGCGACGCCATTGACGTGCACCCGGCATGTTTTGGAATAAACCCAGCATATGGCGCGTAATATGACCCAGGTATGAACCGTTCGCTAATTGCTTTTCAATGTATGGGTACATCGCTGCAACCACTTCACGACGTTTCATCACAGGGCGTTCGCTACCAAATAAACGTTGATCCACTTCTGCCATTAGGTATGGGCTTTGATACGCTTCACGACCAACCATCACACCATCCATATGTTTTAGGTGCTCTTCCATTTCTTCAAAGGTTTTAATGCCACCATTGATAGCCATGGTTAAATGAGCAAAATCTTGCTTTAGTTGGTAAACACGTGGGTAATCCAGTGGCGGAATTTCACGGTTTTCTTTCGGGCTTAAACCACTTAACCATGCTTTACGCGCGTGGATAGTAAAGTTATCACAACCACCTTTATCTGACACTACATGGATAAAGTCTTTCAAGAACTCGTAAGAATCTTGATCATCAATACCAATACGGGTTTTCACGGTAACAGGAATATCAACCACATCACGCATTGCTGTTACGCACTGTGCTACTAGCTCGGCTTCACCCATTAAACATGCACCAAACATACCGTTTTGAACACGATCAGACGGACAACCTACGTTTAGGTTAATTTCATCATAGCCACGCTCTTGCGCTAGTTTTGCACAACGCGCCAAATCAATTGGGTTTGAACCACCTAATTGCAGCGCGACTGGGTGCTCTTCCTCGTTATAAGCAAGAAAATCACCTTTACCATGAATAATTGCACCTGTTGTTACCATTTCGGTGTACAACAAGGCTTCTTTACTCATAATGCGGTGGAAGTAACGACAGTGACGGTCAGTCCAATCCAGCATCGGTGCGACAGAAAAACGCTGCATTGGAAAATCGCCTGTAACACTTTGAGTTGACAAGTTATTTTTCATTGTCTCGTCTACAACATTTGTCATTTTTATACCCTGTTTGGATTGGTTTACGTATTAAGTTCAGAACTTTACCCCCTATTTACGTATCTACTTCACGATAAGATCGCTCAATAATAAGAGACATAATATAAGGCGTATTCTGAAGAAAGCGGATTCTACCCTAAAACGCCGTTGAGCCAAAGGGGAACCCATATACGAAACACTATCGAATAACGCCCCTAAAATGAAAAGGGCCTTGAACATAGTCCAAAGCCCTTCACTTACAGTTTCTATTTAAAAGCATATTGCTGTTATTTTGTCATATTCTCGCTTTTATACATGTCAGCAAATACTGGCTTATATAACGCAACAAACTTGTTCATAAAACATGTCATGTTAGATCTCCAATAAATAATGTATGCATTCACGAACATTGTTAGCTCATCTCATGACGTCGCTACCGTAAACGGGGATTTAAAAAGCTAGCTTCGCACAGCATCAGGTTATTTTTATTATTTTCTAGTTGATGCTACGTCATTATTACAATGAGAATAACAGTATTGATTAAAAGAAAAATTTATTACATTTAGAGGATAAATTACTTATCCGCTGCTGATAGTAGCTTCTCAGCAAACGTCATTTTTGTATTCGCTGTTGTGATCACAATACCTGAGTGTGATTTATCTGCTGTACCATTTACAGCGTAGTGGCATGCTGACGTCGCTGTATTTTGTGGTGCATCAAATTGTACGTTACCTGTAAATGCACCATCTTTTGCAGAAGCTGTAAAAGAAGTAGCAATAATAGCGGCAGTCAGTGTTGCTTTGATCATGGTGTTCATCGGTAAACCTTCTATTTTATAATTATGAATAAACGCATCTCACGTTTCGATGGCGCTATATTAACAATTACCCAAAAACACACAATACAACCAAAATACAAAAGATTATTACCAAAAGGTAATAATTAGATTTTTATCACTCAATGACTCACTGACAAAAAATAACGAACAGAACTAAAACAAGTCTAAAAGGAATATTTCGAGTCATCGCAATCACTAATGTAATAACCTCCCCTTTAGTTATTCTTATTTCTCCCGTTCCGTGATCATCAACACGAAATCTTACTGCTTATTACAGCTTCAACACTAAGTTACGGTAAGTTTCTGGGTGGCTGTGATAAAATAAGAACGTTATTGTTGTTTTTTTGAGGTTTTATGGCGGATCAAGCCCAACTATTAGCCAAAGCACAACAGCTCTGTGAAGAACGAGGTGTTCGGCTGACGCCACAACGTTTAAAAGTGTTAGCGTTGATCATTGAGCACCACAGTTCTGTTAGTGCTTATGAATTACTCGATCTCCTTAAGATCTCTGAGCCACAGGCAAAACCACCAACAATTTATCGTGCTTTAGATTTTCTATTAGCACAGGGCTTTATTCACAAAGTCGAGTCTACCAACAGCTATATTGCATGTTGTGTTCTCGGCCATGCCGATCACTGCTCACAACTGTTAATTTGTGATGAATGTGGTTGTGTAGAAGAGTGCCATGACGATGAACTCGCAAAACTACTTCGTCAAAAATCAGAAAAATTTGGCTTTAAGATCAATCATCACGTTGTTGAAAGCCATGGTGTTTGTG
The sequence above is a segment of the Photobacterium leiognathi genome. Coding sequences within it:
- a CDS encoding TIGR04219 family outer membrane beta-barrel protein; translation: MKKVMLSVAAAVALASAVPAQADTLLGVKVGADAWFANAKVDGNKSDDTSGSYYASIEHFIPLVPNFMVRYNNIDTGNVAFEQSDLTAYYEILDNDLVALDLGVTVSKFGSVKLNNDDRFSDWQPTLYGNAEIGIPATPLTVFAQANAGNFDGTRLFDGQAGVKYTIGLVAADLNIRGGYRMMDYDFDKAKNTGDVDLDGWFAGVEVDF
- the pspG gene encoding envelope stress response protein PspG — protein: MFEFLFLLTFALVLVFTGVSIIGMMIAVAAGFAIMAVVGMLGLVIKLLPWILLIAVVIWLVRDNKEVQNYKERLSRSRRY
- the dusA gene encoding tRNA dihydrouridine(20/20a) synthase DusA; this translates as MKNNLSTQSVTGDFPMQRFSVAPMLDWTDRHCRYFHRIMSKEALLYTEMVTTGAIIHGKGDFLAYNEEEHPVALQLGGSNPIDLARCAKLAQERGYDEINLNVGCPSDRVQNGMFGACLMGEAELVAQCVTAMRDVVDIPVTVKTRIGIDDQDSYEFLKDFIHVVSDKGGCDNFTIHARKAWLSGLSPKENREIPPLDYPRVYQLKQDFAHLTMAINGGIKTFEEMEEHLKHMDGVMVGREAYQSPYLMAEVDQRLFGSERPVMKRREVVAAMYPYIEKQLANGSYLGHITRHMLGLFQNMPGARQWRRHISENAHKPGAGIEVVQQALDKIPAHLDV
- the zur gene encoding zinc uptake transcriptional repressor Zur translates to MADQAQLLAKAQQLCEERGVRLTPQRLKVLALIIEHHSSVSAYELLDLLKISEPQAKPPTIYRALDFLLAQGFIHKVESTNSYIACCVLGHADHCSQLLICDECGCVEECHDDELAKLLRQKSEKFGFKINHHVVESHGVCEKCQTK